A genome region from Natranaeroarchaeum sulfidigenes includes the following:
- a CDS encoding HEAT repeat domain-containing protein yields MSDDDTGGDGEAEVTIEQLRERLSAIEEQLDEAETEIDLDEIESELNALETDLETADLPEPDDEDEEPPAEELEDEKAELEDQLEEARGPYDEDVIEEIDAAIDEIESAEWTETGLDEVAAAVEQFLDEVNDELDTTLELDVEPEIEDFVAGLEDAADAIESAGLDADADEEAIGTLLEAAETLVEDLDAAETWSDLSVREKLDHHGFYDVLDHRKDYPPEWHSLKVFEKRGDVEKILIALDLLDSDFMEEHCLEALERMGREEAVEPMMERAQKRDQDAIRILGKTGSEEPVEMLVEYIEGDGNPGLQKVVIKALGEIGSEDATEAVAQKLDSDTEELRSRGARALGLIGDTRAIEPLADTLADDDSDTVRASAAWALNQIGTEEALEEVSQYSDDRAYLVQAEAEKAV; encoded by the coding sequence ATGAGTGACGATGACACCGGCGGCGACGGCGAGGCAGAGGTCACGATCGAACAGCTCCGGGAACGGCTCTCGGCGATCGAGGAACAACTCGACGAGGCAGAAACCGAAATCGATCTCGACGAGATAGAGAGCGAACTGAACGCGCTCGAAACCGATCTCGAAACGGCTGATCTCCCCGAGCCGGACGACGAAGACGAGGAACCTCCGGCGGAGGAACTCGAAGACGAGAAAGCGGAGCTCGAAGACCAGCTTGAGGAGGCCCGTGGTCCGTACGACGAGGACGTCATCGAGGAGATCGACGCTGCGATCGATGAGATCGAGAGCGCCGAATGGACAGAAACGGGTCTCGATGAGGTTGCAGCCGCGGTCGAACAGTTCCTTGACGAAGTTAACGACGAGCTCGACACGACGCTCGAACTCGATGTCGAACCGGAGATCGAGGACTTCGTCGCGGGGCTCGAAGACGCTGCCGACGCCATCGAGTCGGCCGGGCTGGACGCCGACGCCGACGAGGAAGCAATCGGGACGCTGCTCGAAGCGGCCGAAACGCTCGTCGAGGACCTCGACGCCGCCGAGACGTGGAGCGACCTTTCGGTGCGAGAAAAGCTCGACCACCACGGCTTCTACGACGTGCTGGACCATCGCAAGGACTACCCGCCGGAGTGGCACTCGCTGAAGGTTTTCGAGAAACGCGGCGACGTCGAGAAGATCCTCATCGCGCTCGACCTGCTCGATTCGGATTTCATGGAAGAACACTGCCTCGAAGCCCTCGAACGGATGGGCCGCGAGGAGGCCGTCGAGCCCATGATGGAGCGCGCCCAGAAGCGCGATCAGGACGCCATCCGAATTCTCGGCAAGACCGGCTCCGAGGAGCCTGTCGAGATGCTCGTCGAGTACATCGAGGGTGACGGCAACCCCGGCCTCCAGAAGGTCGTCATCAAGGCGCTCGGCGAGATTGGCTCCGAAGACGCGACCGAAGCCGTCGCCCAGAAGCTCGACTCCGACACCGAGGAGCTCCGCAGTCGCGGCGCGCGTGCCCTCGGTCTGATCGGCGACACCCGCGCGATCGAACCGCTCGCCGACACGCTCGCCGATGACGACTCCGATACCGTTCGGGCCAGCGCGGCGTGGGCGCTCAACCAGATCGGCACCGAGGAAGCACTCGAAGAGGTCAGCCAGTACAGCGACGACCGGGCGTATCTGGTGCAGGCAGAAGCTGAAAAGGCGGTCTGA